The Candidatus Poribacteria bacterium genome includes a region encoding these proteins:
- the rplB gene encoding 50S ribosomal protein L2 — protein sequence MGIKRFAPITPGRRFMTGHTFEEITKEKPEKSLTKGISKTGGRNSYGRITVRHRGGGHKRRYRIIDFKRDKFGVPAKVVAIEYDPNRTARIALLQYVDGERRYIIAPLGLKVGDTVMSGPDAEVKIGNALPLERIPLGTFIHNIELIPGRGGQLARAAGAAAVLVAREGKYAHVRLPSNEVRLIPVGCMATIGQVGNLEHENVVIGKAGRKRWLGIRPTVRGVAMNPVDHPHGGGEGKSHGGRHPVTPWGQPTKGYKTRRKKPSDRLIVSRRK from the coding sequence TTGGGGATTAAGAGATTTGCTCCCATAACGCCTGGAAGGCGGTTTATGACCGGTCATACGTTCGAGGAGATAACGAAGGAGAAGCCTGAGAAATCCCTGACTAAGGGCATATCCAAGACGGGCGGGAGGAACTCTTACGGCAGAATAACCGTCAGGCATCGAGGCGGAGGACATAAGCGCAGGTATAGGATAATAGACTTCAAGCGGGATAAATTCGGTGTTCCGGCTAAGGTTGTGGCGATAGAGTATGACCCGAACAGGACGGCGAGGATAGCTCTTTTGCAATACGTTGACGGCGAAAGGCGGTATATAATCGCCCCGCTTGGGCTGAAGGTCGGGGATACGGTTATGTCGGGGCCGGATGCCGAGGTGAAGATCGGCAACGCCCTGCCGCTTGAAAGGATACCTCTGGGCACGTTCATCCACAACATAGAACTTATCCCCGGCAGGGGCGGACAATTGGCCAGGGCTGCCGGAGCCGCCGCCGTGTTGGTAGCCAGGGAGGGCAAATACGCCCATGTCAGACTCCCGTCAAACGAGGTGAGGTTGATCCCCGTTGGATGTATGGCCACGATCGGTCAGGTCGGTAACCTCGAACACGAGAACGTCGTCATAGGCAAAGCGGGCAGAAAGAGATGGCTCGGGATAAGGCCGACCGTCAGGGGCGTCGCCATGAACCCTGTCGATCACCCACATGGTGGCGGCGAGGGGAAATCCCACGGCGGGAGACATCCCGTCACGCCCTGGGGACAGCCGACGAAAGGATATAAAACCAGAAGGAAGAAACCCTCAGACAGGCTCATAGTCTCTCGCAGGAAATAA
- the rplW gene encoding 50S ribosomal protein L23, with protein sequence MKDPYKIILQPLLTEKSTALRDEQNKYAFLVDINANKVEIREALEALFPEVKGKIVKINTVRVKGKRKGHLVRYRYGIGKRPDRKKAIVTLEEGTIISLYETTI encoded by the coding sequence ATGAAAGATCCGTATAAGATCATCCTGCAGCCCCTCCTGACCGAGAAGAGCACCGCTTTGAGGGATGAGCAGAACAAATACGCCTTTCTGGTCGATATCAACGCCAACAAGGTTGAGATCAGAGAGGCGCTTGAGGCGCTTTTCCCCGAGGTGAAGGGGAAGATCGTCAAGATCAACACGGTCAGGGTGAAGGGCAAGAGGAAGGGTCATCTGGTCAGGTATAGGTATGGAATAGGTAAGCGTCCGGATAGGAAGAAGGCGATCGTCACCCTGGAGGAGGGTACCATTATTTCTCTGTATGAGACGACAATCTGA